One window of Dehalobacterium formicoaceticum genomic DNA carries:
- a CDS encoding DUF4179 domain-containing protein, with protein sequence MMKNFNQFDQRLREKAKAEEIDMPQGFNERIDHLLENLAEAQAEQQIGDNKAYKSRNGRKRSKFSSIAAAAAVILLLPTVIAFTSPQAVNMAEGAISYFNAPKEFKYLSKQAEYEKYNAAVDLCSTDQGISITLNNIAVDDNYINVFYTLESEEPIQLLGDADTPEQWRLGWTAAHFWFKADGRYIEPAAQGETDAYLVDQHTMKGMQRFALLDQLEDNFNLEMYTNWIGNREGQWHIAVNVDKSSVAVAGNTVLPNLKASVTSGWGEKTAEHDITVKKVSISPFGSQIVLSERGENIFYNFAVRDEKGNYLPVIPAGQIASKIFKVDNSFEFIPKTKNMKQVTIIPIMDDGHSQLQFIDQETLLAQLNDGQSVKLAVNDSGSYVLESLKIDQEKMVAVLHQEGAVSVINPEFMPADETGQLLQCAEYVDHEYNRENGEITLTYYWGKDVTQEDLEEIKGFCYWTNYDFQLSEDEAITIDLN encoded by the coding sequence ATGATGAAAAATTTTAATCAGTTTGATCAAAGATTAAGAGAAAAGGCTAAAGCTGAAGAAATTGATATGCCTCAGGGCTTTAACGAACGAATAGATCATCTCTTGGAAAATTTAGCAGAAGCTCAAGCAGAACAACAGATAGGGGATAACAAGGCATATAAAAGTAGAAATGGCAGGAAAAGAAGTAAATTTTCTTCCATTGCAGCGGCTGCAGCCGTAATACTCCTTCTTCCTACCGTGATCGCCTTTACCTCACCTCAGGCGGTTAATATGGCGGAGGGCGCCATCTCTTATTTTAACGCGCCCAAGGAATTTAAATATTTGTCAAAGCAAGCAGAATATGAGAAATATAACGCGGCTGTGGACTTATGCAGCACGGATCAAGGAATCAGCATTACCTTAAACAATATTGCGGTAGATGATAACTATATCAATGTTTTCTACACCTTGGAAAGCGAAGAACCCATTCAATTGCTGGGGGATGCAGATACCCCTGAGCAATGGCGTTTAGGGTGGACCGCAGCCCATTTTTGGTTCAAAGCCGATGGTCGTTATATTGAACCGGCAGCACAGGGAGAAACAGATGCTTATCTCGTAGATCAGCATACCATGAAAGGGATGCAAAGATTTGCTTTATTAGACCAGCTGGAGGATAATTTTAACCTGGAGATGTATACCAATTGGATTGGAAATAGGGAAGGGCAGTGGCATATCGCAGTTAATGTGGATAAAAGTTCTGTGGCTGTTGCCGGCAACACAGTGCTGCCCAATCTTAAGGCCAGCGTAACCTCCGGATGGGGAGAAAAAACAGCAGAACATGATATTACCGTAAAAAAGGTGTCGATTTCTCCTTTTGGCAGTCAAATTGTTTTATCAGAGCGAGGAGAAAATATTTTTTATAACTTTGCCGTGAGAGATGAGAAGGGGAACTATCTGCCTGTAATCCCAGCGGGTCAAATAGCAAGTAAAATCTTCAAAGTGGATAACAGCTTCGAATTTATTCCTAAGACAAAGAATATGAAGCAAGTAACCATTATCCCCATTATGGATGATGGACATTCCCAATTGCAGTTTATTGATCAGGAGACCTTATTGGCACAACTTAATGATGGGCAGTCGGTAAAATTAGCGGTGAATGACTCCGGATCCTATGTCCTGGAAAGTTTGAAAATAGATCAGGAAAAAATGGTAGCTGTGCTCCATCAGGAAGGTGCCGTCTCAGTGATCAATCCTGAATTTATGCCGGCCGATGAAACAGGTCAATTGTTACAATGCGCGGAATATGTGGATCACGAATATAACCGGGAAAATGGCGAGATCACCTTGACTTATTATTGGGGTAAGGACGTTACCCAAGAAGATTTAGAAGAGATTAAGGGATTTTGCTATTGGACAAATTATGATTTTCAGCTTAGCGAAGACGAAGCGATTACCATCGACTTAAACTAA
- a CDS encoding amidohydrolase, whose translation MRNNKPRFLISVLVCTLILGLCSSVFAANEAAGKKEKQKIIASQIYFNGTVVTVDENMSYAQAVAVKDGKIIAVGKLGDIMPLSGKDTEKINLKGKALLPGFYDAHGHFLMAGESYLTKVQLQSPPIGTIENMEQLLAALSERAETLNPGEWLLGSGYDDMELTEKRHPTVADLDKISTEIPIVITHFSAHNVVANSKALEMAGITADTPDPSGGTIGHFSDGTLNGQLWENAMYLVTKLVPPVSHQDQLDAIALASDIYASKGTTTANNGGWSPYQLFEEAADQDYLKIRTALWFDLQPAMEVHDLLGDDRSIPKYSGKNDLVVSGGIKMLQDGSPQLRTAYLTDPYYTTGDYAEDWVGYPWYSKEELTRKVVDAHEAGFDNIFIHGNGDAAIDDILDAYEEVRKDGYRESDKLRHVVIHSQFTREEQLDRMEELGVIPSFLILHTYYLGDRHWEVFFGPERSARMSPAQDAVDRNLPFTLHSDTPVFPHDPLMEMWAAVNRLSYTGREIFTEIYNEDDKYRSVDQRITPEDALRALTINGAYMNGEEDVTGSIEVGKRADFVILEKNPLDVDPMLIKDIKVMETIVGGETVYSNTGK comes from the coding sequence ATGAGAAATAATAAACCCAGATTTTTAATTTCCGTTCTTGTTTGTACACTAATATTGGGACTATGCAGCTCTGTTTTTGCCGCAAATGAAGCAGCAGGGAAAAAGGAGAAACAAAAGATCATTGCTTCTCAGATTTATTTTAATGGTACGGTTGTAACTGTTGATGAAAATATGAGCTATGCGCAAGCTGTTGCTGTGAAAGACGGTAAAATTATCGCCGTAGGTAAGTTAGGTGATATTATGCCTCTTTCCGGAAAAGACACAGAAAAAATAAATCTTAAGGGAAAAGCTTTATTACCTGGTTTTTATGATGCACATGGACACTTTCTCATGGCCGGTGAAAGTTATCTGACAAAAGTACAGCTGCAAAGCCCGCCTATTGGCACCATTGAGAATATGGAGCAGCTTCTTGCGGCTTTGTCGGAAAGAGCCGAAACTTTGAATCCTGGGGAATGGTTATTAGGTAGTGGATATGATGATATGGAACTGACAGAAAAAAGACATCCTACTGTTGCTGACTTGGACAAGATATCAACAGAGATACCCATTGTGATCACACATTTTTCTGCGCACAATGTTGTTGCCAATAGTAAGGCTTTAGAAATGGCCGGTATTACAGCTGATACTCCTGACCCGTCCGGAGGCACAATCGGTCATTTTAGTGATGGTACGCTCAATGGTCAATTATGGGAGAATGCCATGTATCTGGTCACGAAACTGGTTCCGCCGGTGAGTCATCAGGATCAGCTTGATGCAATCGCCCTGGCCAGTGATATTTATGCATCAAAAGGAACAACTACGGCGAACAATGGAGGATGGAGCCCTTATCAACTTTTTGAAGAAGCAGCAGATCAGGATTATTTAAAAATCAGAACTGCTCTTTGGTTTGACCTGCAGCCGGCAATGGAAGTACATGATTTGCTGGGTGATGATCGATCGATCCCCAAATATTCCGGGAAAAATGATCTGGTTGTTTCCGGCGGGATCAAAATGCTTCAAGACGGATCTCCTCAACTGCGCACAGCCTACTTAACAGATCCTTATTATACGACTGGTGATTATGCTGAAGATTGGGTTGGCTATCCCTGGTATTCAAAGGAGGAATTGACCCGAAAAGTTGTTGATGCCCATGAAGCGGGCTTTGATAATATCTTTATTCATGGCAATGGAGATGCTGCCATTGATGACATATTGGATGCTTATGAAGAAGTTCGTAAAGACGGTTATCGAGAATCGGATAAGCTACGCCATGTTGTGATTCATTCTCAATTTACCAGGGAAGAGCAATTGGATCGCATGGAAGAATTGGGTGTAATTCCTTCCTTCTTGATCTTACATACTTATTATTTAGGAGACCGTCATTGGGAGGTATTTTTTGGTCCGGAAAGATCTGCGCGTATGAGTCCGGCCCAGGATGCCGTTGACCGCAATCTGCCGTTCACGCTTCATAGTGATACCCCGGTCTTTCCTCATGATCCTTTGATGGAAATGTGGGCTGCAGTTAATAGACTTTCCTACACCGGAAGAGAAATCTTCACAGAGATATACAATGAGGATGATAAGTATCGATCAGTTGATCAAAGAATAACGCCGGAAGATGCATTACGTGCTTTGACAATCAACGGCGCCTATATGAATGGTGAGGAAGATGTGACAGGCTCTATAGAAGTAGGTAAAAGAGCCGACTTCGTAATTCTCGAAAAAAATCCATTAGATGTAGATCCAATGCTGATTAAAGATATCAAAGTAATGGAAACCATCGTGGGTGGGGAAACTGTTTATAGTAACACAGGAAAATAA
- a CDS encoding NAD(P)-binding protein yields the protein MKNMLELKRIPVTVNGRVIEVYDKLTILQALIQEDIHVPHLCYDIRLDRSNGNCGLCVVELGEGSNQRDVKSCQTPIKEGMVICTNSPKLEHYRKIRLEQILSDHNADCVAPCVQTCPGNIDIQSYLHLTSQGNFQSAINVIKESNPFPLACGRVCPHPCEAQCRRQLVDYPVAINHVKRFLADWDVAQEHPNQPPKNPPTGKKIAVVGAGPSGLSAAYYSAQRGHDVTVFERHPYPGGMMRYGIPEYRLPKDTLDQEINLIKKLGVKIMTGKTLGTHISLENLNEDFDAVYLAIGSWQATPLQLEGENLPGVWLGIHFLEQVIKQGEINLGDQVVVIGGGNTAIDCARTALRLGAKSVKLVYRRTQEEMPAEPYEVSEALHEGVEMYFLTAPSKIMQEGKRKLLLCMKMTLGEADRSGRRRPIPIEGSEVAFEADTIISAIGQSTNTQFLYHDLPVQLNKWGDIEINGKTFQTSEIKIFAGGDCVTGPATVIQAVAAGHHAADAMDSFLMKGYVKEQPIDYSCSRGSLEDLPKWEYEELPKLKRAPMPALGSEDRRYNFKEVELGYSAETAKEEAQRCLECGCFDRYHCHLRQEASTYQIQYIPPAHERPYIPIVEDHPVIIRDHNKCISCGRCIAACAEVEGPDILTFYKKHGRQLVGTKNGIPLIETDCISCGQCVNACPCGALDYRRENNQVFQVINNPQKTVLAFVAPAVRSVISSHYGISFDEASSFLAGLLKKIGFDKVFDFTFAADLTIVEETTEFINRVQTGGVMPQFTSCCPGWVNLVEKRYPELIPHLSSCKSPQQMMGATVKNHYAQIEQLARDDLFVVSIVPCIAKKFEAARPEFAPEGIRDVDAVLTTTEMIEMADLKRIRKEDVIPEEFDVPYKRVSGAGVLFGASGGVAEAALRMAMETLTGESLTDQLDFEEVRGFEGLKEITVDAKGKEINVAVISGLHNAEPLIENIIQGTEVGYDLIEVMACPGGCICGAGHPVPEKIDTLYHRQRVLINIDKSSEYRKSQENPDILRLYHDFYGEANSELAHQLLHTHYYPFSKENQGQKVRKMDNSAFITHELTVCTCESCSTLDAQEFFNQLQATLKELKMDAFVHVSTLRFKKNHHLSGAKLYVTLDGNPIEATIENICRLIRKSY from the coding sequence TTGAAAAACATGCTAGAACTCAAACGTATTCCGGTAACTGTGAATGGACGGGTAATCGAAGTTTATGACAAACTTACTATTCTCCAAGCCTTAATTCAAGAAGACATTCATGTTCCACATCTATGTTATGATATTAGGCTGGATCGCTCCAATGGAAATTGCGGTTTATGTGTTGTGGAATTAGGAGAAGGCAGTAATCAACGGGATGTAAAATCTTGTCAAACCCCAATTAAAGAAGGCATGGTCATTTGTACGAACAGTCCAAAACTGGAGCATTATCGGAAAATCAGGCTGGAACAGATTCTCTCCGACCATAACGCCGATTGTGTCGCCCCCTGTGTCCAAACTTGCCCTGGCAATATTGATATTCAGTCTTATCTCCACCTCACCAGTCAGGGAAATTTTCAATCGGCGATCAATGTCATTAAAGAGAGTAATCCTTTCCCTTTGGCTTGCGGCAGGGTTTGTCCTCATCCCTGTGAAGCACAATGCCGTCGTCAATTAGTCGATTATCCTGTGGCCATTAATCATGTGAAACGTTTTCTGGCAGATTGGGATGTGGCTCAGGAACATCCCAATCAACCACCAAAAAATCCTCCCACCGGTAAAAAAATTGCCGTTGTCGGTGCCGGACCCTCCGGCTTATCCGCTGCTTATTACAGCGCCCAAAGGGGCCATGATGTCACCGTTTTTGAACGCCATCCTTATCCCGGAGGCATGATGCGTTATGGTATTCCTGAATATCGTTTACCTAAAGATACCCTTGATCAAGAAATTAATTTGATTAAAAAGTTGGGCGTCAAGATTATGACGGGTAAGACCCTGGGAACCCACATCAGTCTGGAAAATCTCAATGAAGATTTTGATGCCGTCTATCTGGCGATCGGTTCCTGGCAGGCCACACCCCTGCAATTGGAAGGAGAAAACTTGCCTGGGGTCTGGCTGGGTATTCATTTTCTGGAACAGGTTATAAAGCAAGGTGAGATCAATCTGGGGGATCAGGTAGTCGTAATCGGCGGCGGTAATACTGCCATTGACTGTGCTCGTACTGCTCTGCGTTTAGGAGCCAAATCCGTAAAACTGGTTTACCGCCGTACCCAAGAAGAAATGCCGGCAGAACCGTATGAAGTGTCGGAAGCCCTGCACGAAGGAGTGGAAATGTATTTTCTCACAGCCCCCAGCAAAATTATGCAAGAAGGAAAAAGAAAACTTCTCCTTTGTATGAAAATGACCTTGGGAGAAGCGGATCGCTCGGGACGACGCCGACCCATTCCCATTGAAGGCAGCGAGGTGGCTTTCGAAGCCGATACCATTATTAGTGCCATCGGACAAAGCACCAATACCCAATTTCTTTACCATGATCTCCCTGTGCAGCTGAATAAATGGGGGGATATTGAAATCAACGGGAAAACTTTTCAAACCTCAGAAATAAAAATTTTTGCCGGCGGAGACTGTGTTACCGGCCCGGCCACAGTGATTCAAGCCGTCGCAGCAGGTCATCATGCGGCAGATGCTATGGACAGCTTTTTGATGAAGGGTTATGTGAAGGAGCAGCCTATTGATTATAGCTGCAGCCGAGGTTCACTTGAGGATTTACCTAAATGGGAATATGAAGAATTGCCCAAACTAAAACGAGCTCCCATGCCTGCCCTTGGCAGTGAGGATCGTAGATATAATTTTAAGGAAGTAGAATTAGGCTATTCGGCGGAAACGGCAAAGGAGGAAGCTCAGCGTTGCCTGGAATGTGGTTGTTTTGATCGCTATCATTGTCATTTAAGACAGGAAGCCAGTACCTACCAAATTCAATATATCCCTCCAGCCCATGAACGTCCCTATATTCCCATTGTTGAAGATCACCCTGTGATTATTCGTGACCATAATAAGTGCATTTCTTGCGGACGTTGTATTGCTGCCTGCGCCGAAGTGGAAGGACCTGATATCCTAACCTTTTACAAAAAGCATGGACGTCAATTGGTGGGCACAAAGAATGGAATTCCTTTAATAGAAACCGACTGTATCAGCTGCGGACAATGTGTAAATGCATGTCCCTGCGGAGCGTTGGATTATCGACGGGAAAACAATCAGGTTTTTCAGGTAATTAATAATCCTCAGAAAACAGTGTTGGCCTTCGTTGCCCCTGCCGTACGCAGTGTGATTTCATCCCATTATGGGATTTCTTTTGACGAGGCCTCTTCCTTCTTGGCCGGATTGTTGAAAAAAATAGGTTTCGATAAGGTTTTCGATTTTACCTTCGCCGCCGACCTAACCATCGTAGAAGAAACTACGGAATTTATAAATCGTGTCCAAACGGGAGGGGTTATGCCACAGTTTACCTCTTGTTGTCCCGGATGGGTTAATCTCGTGGAAAAACGGTATCCGGAACTAATTCCTCATCTTTCCAGTTGCAAATCTCCTCAGCAAATGATGGGAGCTACAGTGAAAAACCACTATGCACAAATAGAGCAGCTTGCTAGAGATGATCTTTTTGTGGTTTCCATCGTCCCTTGTATTGCCAAGAAATTTGAAGCTGCCCGGCCGGAATTCGCTCCGGAAGGGATTAGAGATGTGGATGCGGTGCTTACCACCACAGAAATGATAGAAATGGCTGACTTAAAACGTATTCGTAAGGAGGATGTGATCCCGGAAGAGTTTGATGTTCCTTATAAAAGAGTTTCCGGAGCTGGAGTGCTTTTTGGCGCCTCAGGCGGAGTTGCAGAAGCAGCTCTGCGCATGGCCATGGAAACCCTGACGGGAGAATCACTCACCGATCAATTAGACTTTGAAGAGGTGCGAGGTTTTGAGGGTCTTAAGGAAATTACGGTAGATGCCAAAGGCAAGGAAATTAATGTGGCAGTGATCAGCGGACTGCACAATGCTGAGCCTCTGATTGAGAATATCATTCAAGGAACGGAGGTTGGTTATGACCTCATTGAGGTCATGGCTTGTCCCGGGGGTTGTATTTGCGGAGCAGGTCATCCTGTACCGGAAAAAATTGACACCCTTTATCATAGACAGCGTGTCTTGATTAATATTGATAAAAGTTCGGAATACCGAAAATCTCAGGAAAATCCTGATATTCTTCGACTATATCATGATTTTTATGGAGAAGCTAACTCCGAATTAGCGCATCAACTTCTGCATACTCATTACTACCCCTTTTCCAAAGAGAACCAAGGCCAAAAAGTACGTAAAATGGATAACTCTGCTTTTATAACTCATGAGCTGACAGTATGCACCTGCGAATCTTGTTCAACCCTTGATGCCCAGGAATTTTTTAATCAACTCCAGGCAACTCTCAAAGAGCTGAAAATGGATGCCTTTGTTCATGTAAGTACTTTACGTTTTAAGAAAAATCATCATTTATCCGGAGCAAAACTTTATGTGACTTTAGACGGAAACCCAATTGAAGCAACAATCGAAAATATTTGCCGGCTGATTCGCAAATCTTATTGA
- a CDS encoding universal stress protein — protein sequence MFKKIMVAIDGSEHSIKAIDASIELAKKENSQVEVIYVVPILTRYTRDYAQMMPKLESNLREDAQKIMNEATERFKDTGIEYTTSIKTGDAADEIIREAEQRGTEVIVMGSRGLGAISRFFLGSVSNKVLTHAPCSVLIIR from the coding sequence ATGTTCAAGAAAATTATGGTTGCCATCGATGGTTCGGAGCATTCTATAAAAGCAATTGATGCTTCCATCGAATTAGCAAAAAAGGAAAACAGTCAGGTAGAGGTTATTTATGTGGTACCAATTTTGACCCGATATACGAGAGATTACGCCCAAATGATGCCAAAACTGGAAAGCAACTTACGGGAAGACGCTCAGAAGATTATGAATGAAGCAACCGAGAGATTTAAAGATACAGGGATTGAATATACTACCTCCATCAAAACCGGCGATGCGGCGGACGAAATCATCCGGGAAGCTGAACAACGCGGTACGGAGGTAATTGTCATGGGCAGCCGAGGGTTGGGTGCCATATCCCGGTTCTTTCTTGGCAGCGTCAGTAACAAGGTTCTGACCCATGCACCGTGTTCTGTTTTAATTATTCGATAA
- a CDS encoding IS110 family transposase: MANLMVGIDVSLRSHSVQFMNDSGDALASFSIPNDLNGAETLLQRILQSAVKYQTSLVRVGMEATSNLGWHLAHFLNAGLHEVTDFQSQVFVLNARKVARFKKGYDCLPKNDRIDAWVIADQLRFGRLPHELTSCIQYEALQRLTRTRFHLMQSIARDKTYFLNQVFLKFSGLRQDNPFSNMFGATCLAVLQELEPEQIVSMSITELVDFLKEKGKNRFDNPEELALFLQKLARSSYRLDKAMADPVNLSLSVMLTVIQTMEKEVTKIDKEIGKIMKSVPETLSSVKGIGPVFAAGIIAEIGDINRFDNHNALAKYTGLVWSQYQSGEFESDETKRLRTGNKYLRYYLVQAANLVRRYDSDYAAFYAKKYSEALKHQHKRALVLTARKLVRLVFMLLKTNKLYTPPERRD, translated from the coding sequence ATGGCAAATCTTATGGTAGGAATTGACGTGAGCCTCCGCTCTCATTCTGTGCAGTTCATGAATGATTCCGGTGATGCTCTTGCTTCCTTTTCTATTCCCAACGATTTAAACGGGGCTGAAACTTTATTGCAACGTATCCTTCAATCTGCTGTCAAATATCAGACTAGTCTTGTTCGTGTTGGTATGGAGGCTACTTCTAATTTGGGCTGGCATTTAGCCCATTTTCTCAATGCCGGGCTCCACGAAGTTACTGATTTTCAGTCTCAGGTTTTTGTACTTAATGCAAGAAAGGTAGCTCGTTTCAAGAAAGGATATGATTGTCTTCCTAAAAATGACCGTATTGATGCCTGGGTGATTGCGGACCAACTTAGATTTGGCCGTCTTCCTCATGAATTGACTTCGTGCATTCAATATGAAGCTCTTCAGCGACTTACACGAACCCGCTTTCATCTGATGCAAAGTATCGCCCGAGACAAAACCTACTTTCTCAATCAGGTCTTCCTTAAATTCAGTGGTCTGCGCCAGGACAACCCTTTTTCCAATATGTTTGGGGCTACCTGCCTGGCAGTTTTGCAAGAACTTGAGCCTGAACAGATTGTTTCCATGTCCATTACTGAATTGGTGGATTTTCTAAAGGAAAAAGGGAAAAACCGTTTTGATAACCCTGAAGAGTTAGCTTTATTCTTACAAAAACTGGCTCGCTCTTCATATCGCCTTGATAAGGCCATGGCTGATCCTGTTAATCTTTCTTTATCGGTCATGCTTACTGTAATTCAGACCATGGAAAAAGAAGTCACTAAGATCGATAAAGAAATTGGAAAGATCATGAAATCTGTCCCTGAAACTTTGTCTTCAGTCAAAGGCATTGGTCCTGTATTTGCTGCCGGTATTATTGCTGAAATTGGTGATATTAATCGCTTTGACAATCATAATGCCCTGGCTAAGTATACAGGCCTTGTTTGGTCCCAATATCAATCCGGAGAATTTGAAAGCGATGAAACTAAGCGATTACGTACCGGCAACAAGTATCTGCGTTACTATTTGGTACAAGCTGCCAACCTTGTTCGTCGCTATGATAGTGATTACGCCGCCTTTTATGCTAAAAAGTATTCTGAAGCTTTGAAACATCAGCACAAACGTGCTCTCGTCTTAACTGCCCGAAAATTGGTACGGTTGGTCTTTATGCTACTAAAGACCAACAAACTGTACACACCACCAGAAAGGAGAGATTAA
- a CDS encoding universal stress protein → MKGSEMMFEKIMVAIDGSAHSMKAVDASIELAKKGNGQVDIIYVTPVLAHYMRDSAQMIVALGKKLTEEANSIMEEATNKFKDSGVEYITTIKTGDAADVIIREAEEKGTQVIVMGSRGLGAISRFVIGSVSTKVLTHAPCSVFIIR, encoded by the coding sequence ATGAAAGGAAGTGAGATGATGTTCGAAAAAATTATGGTTGCCATTGACGGCTCAGCCCACTCAATGAAAGCAGTTGACGCCTCCATTGAATTAGCTAAAAAAGGAAACGGCCAAGTGGATATTATTTATGTAACTCCAGTGTTAGCCCACTATATGAGAGATTCTGCCCAAATGATCGTTGCCCTGGGAAAAAAGCTGACAGAAGAAGCAAACTCTATCATGGAAGAAGCAACTAATAAATTTAAAGATTCCGGGGTTGAATATATTACTACCATCAAAACCGGCGATGCAGCGGATGTAATCATTCGGGAGGCTGAAGAAAAAGGTACGCAGGTTATTGTTATGGGCAGCCGGGGACTGGGGGCCATATCTCGGTTTGTTATCGGTAGTGTAAGCACCAAGGTTTTGACCCATGCACCTTGTTCCGTTTTCATTATTCGATAA
- a CDS encoding RNA polymerase sigma factor, producing MKFFEKNQAYPKDKDQEKQFCSQISAYKLNMFRLAKSILRHDADAEDAVSEAIVKAYANLSSLRKWESFKPWIMRILVNESYNIANRRKKILYLDEMEIPEKAAEIEHQELWQVVQRLEEEFRIVTMLFYYEDLSLKEICRVLDLPMGTVKSRLSRARGKLREILDHEGSF from the coding sequence ATGAAATTTTTCGAGAAAAACCAAGCATATCCTAAAGATAAAGATCAGGAAAAACAATTTTGCAGCCAAATATCAGCATATAAATTAAATATGTTTCGTCTGGCCAAGAGTATCTTACGTCATGATGCTGATGCGGAGGATGCGGTGAGTGAAGCTATTGTGAAGGCTTACGCCAATTTATCCTCTTTACGGAAATGGGAAAGCTTCAAACCATGGATTATGAGGATCCTGGTTAATGAGTCTTATAATATTGCTAATCGGCGCAAAAAAATCCTTTATCTTGATGAAATGGAGATTCCGGAAAAGGCTGCGGAAATTGAGCATCAAGAGCTTTGGCAAGTGGTGCAAAGGTTGGAGGAGGAATTTCGCATCGTGACCATGTTATTCTATTATGAGGATCTGAGCTTAAAAGAGATCTGCAGAGTACTGGATCTGCCCATGGGCACAGTAAAATCCAGACTGTCCAGGGCCAGAGGGAAATTAAGAGAAATCTTAGATCACGAAGGGAGTTTTTGA
- a CDS encoding radical SAM protein encodes MVSLMPEEAEKYCDALVVGDAEDIWLELIRNWEQGVLKPLYEKKISDFTSLPLPRYDLITSKKIGDFLPVQAGRGCPNTCSFCSVFCLYRGQYLRRDIAEVIRDIKYVRSLGYKKFLLLDDNIASDEDYMLELVTEIKKLKMNWFSQCSLSVAKNEKLLKAMAESGCLVLSFGLESITQTSLDQLNKKWSVVSQYPALIKKIRQAGIEVSTEMVVGADGDTLQSIHATADFIEKNKILVPRFYILTPIPGTDFFRKMQQEDRIYNHDIYSYNGTEAVHIPAHMSPEELTDAYWSLYQKVFGIWSIIKRTLLNKNFFKHPGRHLFYLLVNLKYRQDIKKGIPRTLFRFFRNQTIHLLK; translated from the coding sequence ATGGTGAGTTTGATGCCGGAAGAAGCAGAAAAATACTGTGATGCCCTGGTGGTTGGTGATGCGGAAGATATATGGCTGGAGTTAATTCGGAACTGGGAACAAGGCGTCTTAAAACCCCTTTATGAAAAAAAAATATCAGATTTTACCTCTCTCCCTCTCCCTCGTTATGATTTGATCACGTCCAAAAAAATCGGGGACTTTCTGCCGGTGCAAGCTGGGCGGGGCTGTCCTAATACCTGCTCATTTTGTTCTGTCTTTTGTCTCTACCGGGGTCAATACCTGAGAAGAGACATCGCAGAAGTAATTCGTGATATAAAGTATGTCCGTTCCTTAGGTTACAAAAAATTTCTTCTTTTAGATGATAATATCGCTTCTGATGAAGATTACATGCTGGAGTTGGTAACAGAAATCAAAAAATTAAAAATGAACTGGTTCAGTCAATGTTCGCTTTCTGTGGCTAAAAATGAAAAATTGTTGAAAGCCATGGCGGAAAGCGGTTGCCTGGTTCTAAGTTTTGGTCTGGAAAGCATTACTCAAACGAGTCTGGATCAGTTAAACAAAAAATGGTCTGTTGTCTCCCAATACCCAGCCTTAATTAAAAAGATCCGCCAGGCCGGTATTGAGGTAAGTACGGAAATGGTGGTGGGAGCTGATGGAGATACACTTCAGAGTATTCATGCAACGGCAGACTTTATTGAGAAAAATAAAATCCTTGTCCCCCGCTTTTATATCTTGACTCCAATTCCGGGAACTGATTTTTTTCGAAAAATGCAGCAAGAAGATCGGATTTATAACCATGATATTTATTCCTACAATGGTACCGAGGCAGTGCACATCCCGGCTCATATGTCCCCGGAAGAACTGACAGATGCCTATTGGTCTTTATATCAAAAAGTGTTCGGTATTTGGTCCATTATAAAAAGAACCCTTTTAAATAAAAACTTCTTCAAACATCCCGGACGCCATCTTTTCTACTTGCTGGTCAACTTAAAATATCGGCAAGATATTAAGAAAGGCATCCCCCGAACATTATTTAGATTCTTTAGAAACCAAACCATCCATCTGTTGAAATAA